One window from the genome of Bartonella sp. WD16.2 encodes:
- the pnp gene encoding polyribonucleotide nucleotidyltransferase: MFKTHKVEIEWAGRPLILETGKIARQADGAVIATYGETIVLATVVSAKNPKPDQDFFPLTVNYQEKTYAVGKIPGGYFKRESRPSENETLISRLIDRPIRPLFVDGYKNDTQVIVSVIQHDLENNPDILAMIASSAALTLSGIPFVGPIAGARVGYCNGQYVLNPHIDEMPESKLDLVVAGTENAVLMVESEAQELPEDVMLGAVIFGQKGFQPVIDAIIKLAEVAAKEPRDFIPEDLSDLETTMLEMVEKDLQKAYTITDKQERHTAIDVIKTEVVDKFMSKIEENCEFNADQIATVFKHLQAKIVRQNILDTGKRIDGRTLSTVRSIQSEVGILPRAHGSALFTRGETQALVIVTLGTSEDEQYIDSLTGTYRETFLLHYNFPPFSVGETGRISSPGRREIGHGKLAWRAIHPTLPTKDSFPYTIRAVSEITESNGSSSMATVCGTSLALMDAGVPLARPVAGIAMGLIKEGERFAILSDILGDEDHLGDMDFKVAGTKNGITSLQMDIKIDGITEEIMKIALEQAKDGRIHILNEMSKALTSARDELSEFSPRIEMMNIPVDKIRDVIGTGGKVIREIVEQTGAKINIEDNGAIKIASTDAKAIEAAKRWIHSIVDEPEIGAIYQGTVVKTAEFGAFVNFFGSRDGLVHISQLASERVEKTTDIVKEGDKVWVKLVGFDERGKIRLSMKVVDQQTGKEIAFDDSIKVEKENSSDKKSNTERKRRSKKKEN, translated from the coding sequence ATGTTTAAAACCCATAAGGTAGAAATTGAATGGGCCGGTCGGCCACTCATCCTCGAAACAGGAAAAATTGCACGTCAAGCTGATGGTGCAGTTATTGCAACCTACGGTGAAACCATCGTATTAGCAACTGTCGTTTCAGCAAAAAATCCAAAACCAGATCAAGATTTTTTTCCATTAACCGTCAATTATCAAGAAAAAACCTATGCTGTCGGTAAAATACCAGGTGGCTACTTTAAACGCGAAAGCCGACCGAGTGAAAATGAGACATTGATCTCACGTTTGATTGATCGTCCGATTCGTCCTCTTTTTGTCGACGGTTATAAGAATGACACTCAAGTCATTGTCTCTGTTATACAGCATGATTTAGAAAACAACCCTGATATTCTTGCTATGATCGCATCTTCTGCTGCATTAACTTTATCAGGTATTCCTTTTGTAGGTCCTATTGCTGGTGCTCGCGTTGGTTATTGTAATGGGCAATATGTTCTCAATCCTCACATTGATGAAATGCCCGAATCAAAACTCGATCTTGTCGTCGCTGGAACAGAAAATGCCGTGTTAATGGTTGAATCAGAAGCACAAGAATTACCTGAAGATGTCATGCTTGGCGCTGTTATATTTGGTCAAAAAGGTTTTCAACCCGTTATTGACGCTATCATTAAACTTGCCGAAGTCGCTGCAAAAGAACCACGCGATTTTATTCCAGAAGATTTGTCTGACCTTGAAACAACTATGCTTGAAATGGTCGAAAAAGACCTCCAAAAAGCTTATACAATCACCGATAAACAAGAACGTCACACTGCAATTGATGTTATTAAAACAGAAGTTGTCGACAAATTTATGTCGAAAATAGAGGAAAATTGTGAATTTAATGCTGATCAAATTGCCACTGTTTTCAAGCATTTACAGGCTAAAATTGTTCGCCAAAATATTCTTGATACTGGAAAACGTATTGATGGACGTACCCTTTCAACTGTACGTTCAATTCAATCAGAAGTTGGTATTTTACCTCGTGCACACGGATCAGCGCTGTTTACCCGCGGCGAAACACAAGCACTTGTTATCGTAACCTTGGGAACAAGTGAAGATGAACAATATATTGACTCATTAACAGGAACGTACAGAGAAACATTCTTACTCCATTACAATTTCCCGCCTTTTTCAGTAGGTGAAACAGGGCGTATTAGTTCTCCTGGTCGTCGAGAAATTGGCCACGGTAAATTGGCATGGCGTGCTATTCACCCAACATTGCCGACAAAAGATTCTTTCCCTTACACTATTCGTGCTGTGTCAGAAATTACTGAATCTAATGGATCATCTTCAATGGCAACTGTCTGCGGAACTTCACTTGCTCTCATGGATGCGGGTGTTCCTTTGGCTCGCCCTGTTGCGGGTATTGCAATGGGTCTGATTAAAGAAGGCGAACGTTTTGCTATTTTGTCTGATATTTTAGGTGATGAAGATCACCTTGGTGATATGGACTTCAAAGTAGCAGGTACAAAAAATGGTATCACGTCTTTGCAAATGGACATTAAAATTGATGGTATTACTGAAGAAATTATGAAAATAGCACTTGAACAAGCTAAAGATGGTCGAATCCATATTCTCAATGAAATGTCAAAAGCTCTAACTAGTGCACGTGATGAATTAAGCGAATTCTCTCCGCGTATAGAAATGATGAACATTCCTGTAGATAAAATTCGCGATGTTATTGGTACTGGCGGAAAAGTAATTCGAGAAATCGTTGAACAAACCGGAGCTAAAATTAATATTGAAGATAATGGAGCAATTAAAATCGCTTCTACCGACGCTAAAGCCATTGAGGCAGCAAAACGTTGGATTCATTCGATTGTTGATGAACCTGAAATTGGTGCTATCTATCAAGGAACAGTTGTAAAAACTGCAGAATTTGGTGCATTTGTAAACTTTTTTGGCTCACGTGATGGACTCGTTCATATTTCCCAACTAGCATCAGAACGCGTAGAAAAAACAACTGATATCGTTAAAGAAGGTGATAAAGTTTGGGTTAAATTAGTGGGCTTTGATGAACGCGGTAAAATCCGACTATCGATGAAAGTTGTTGACCAACAAACCGGAAAAGAAATTGCTTTCGATGATTCAATAAAGGTAGAAAAAGAAAATAGTTCTGATAAAAAAAGTAATACTGAACGCAAACGCCGCAGTAAGAAAAAAGAAAATTGA
- the hslU gene encoding ATP-dependent protease ATPase subunit HslU: MCVVFSPRETVSELDRFIIGQKDAKRSVAIALRNRWRRQQLEGQMREEVMPKNILMIGPTGVGKTGIARRLAKLAGAPFVKVEATKFTEVGYVGRDVEQIIRDLVEIAISLVREKKRDEVKAKAHMNAEERVLNALVGKTASPATRDSFRKKLREGELDDKEIEIEVADNSSNGTPTFDIPGMPGAQMGIMNLSDIFGKMGTRTKIRKTTVKDAFKPLIDDESEKLLDQDQIIQEALRVTENDGIVFIDEIDKIATRDGGAGATVSREGVQRDLLPLVEGTTVSTKYGQIKTDHILFIASGAFHVSKPSDLLPELQGRLPIRVELNALTREDLRRILTEPEASLIKQYIALMATEEVHLEITDDAIDALADIAVDLNARIENIGARRLQTVMERVLDEISFTAPDKAGTSFKVDAAYVKQSIGDLAADVDLSRFIL; this comes from the coding sequence ATGTGTGTTGTATTTTCTCCTCGCGAAACTGTTTCTGAACTTGATCGTTTTATTATTGGTCAGAAAGACGCTAAACGTTCTGTTGCTATTGCCTTGCGTAATCGGTGGCGTCGGCAACAACTTGAAGGACAAATGCGTGAAGAAGTTATGCCGAAAAATATTTTAATGATAGGGCCAACAGGTGTTGGTAAGACAGGAATAGCACGTCGATTGGCAAAACTTGCTGGAGCACCTTTTGTTAAAGTAGAAGCTACTAAATTTACCGAAGTTGGTTATGTTGGGCGTGATGTTGAACAAATTATTCGTGATCTTGTTGAAATAGCAATTTCTCTTGTACGAGAGAAAAAGCGGGATGAGGTGAAAGCTAAAGCCCATATGAACGCTGAAGAGCGGGTTTTAAACGCTCTTGTTGGCAAAACGGCAAGTCCTGCTACACGTGATAGTTTTCGTAAAAAATTACGCGAAGGTGAATTGGATGACAAAGAAATTGAGATTGAAGTAGCTGACAATAGTAGTAATGGTACTCCCACCTTTGATATTCCTGGTATGCCTGGTGCACAAATGGGCATTATGAATTTATCAGATATTTTTGGCAAAATGGGGACTCGTACAAAAATCCGCAAAACAACCGTGAAAGATGCTTTTAAACCATTAATTGATGATGAATCTGAAAAACTTCTTGATCAGGATCAAATTATTCAAGAAGCATTGCGTGTTACTGAAAATGATGGAATTGTTTTCATTGATGAGATTGATAAAATTGCGACCAGAGATGGTGGAGCAGGCGCTACTGTTTCACGTGAAGGGGTCCAGCGGGATCTTTTGCCTTTAGTTGAAGGAACAACAGTTTCTACTAAATATGGGCAAATAAAAACAGATCATATCCTTTTTATTGCTTCTGGTGCATTTCATGTATCCAAGCCATCTGATTTGTTGCCAGAGCTTCAAGGTCGTTTGCCTATACGCGTAGAGTTAAATGCTTTAACAAGGGAAGATTTACGGCGTATTCTTACTGAACCTGAAGCAAGTTTGATAAAGCAATATATTGCTTTAATGGCAACAGAAGAGGTTCATTTAGAAATTACAGATGATGCAATTGATGCTTTAGCTGATATTGCTGTTGATTTAAACGCAAGGATTGAAAATATTGGGGCACGTCGCTTGCAAACAGTAATGGAACGTGTTCTAGATGAAATTTCTTTTACAGCACCTGATAAAGCTGGTACTTCATTTAAAGTTGATGCTGCTTATGTCAAACAATCTATAGGTGATTTAGCTGCTGATGTCGATCTTTCACGTTTTATTCTTTAA
- the rpsO gene encoding 30S ribosomal protein S15 has protein sequence MSITAERKHALITEYATKTGDTGSPEVQVAVLSERISNLTNHFKSHKKDNHSRRGLLKMVSKRRRLLDYLKEIDQDRYQILIGKLGLRR, from the coding sequence ATGTCGATTACAGCTGAACGTAAACACGCTCTCATTACAGAATATGCAACTAAAACCGGTGATACAGGCTCGCCAGAAGTGCAAGTTGCTGTTCTTTCTGAACGTATTTCTAATTTAACTAATCATTTTAAATCTCACAAAAAGGACAATCATTCTCGTCGTGGCCTTTTAAAGATGGTTTCTAAACGCCGTCGTCTTCTTGATTATCTTAAAGAAATTGACCAAGATCGCTATCAGATATTGATCGGAAAGTTAGGCTTGCGTCGCTAA
- the coaA gene encoding type I pantothenate kinase: MIDINLSKTNQEDDLINYISGPYSPYSVFTAQEWSQFRADTPLTLTFDEIKRLRSIGDPIDLEEVQRIYLSLSRLLSCHVEAVQKLFQKRQQFLYQEDTIKTPFIIGISGSVAVGKSTTARILQELLKRWTSSFKVDLVTTDGFLYPNAVLQKKNRMNRKGFPDSYDIKKLLRFLSAIKAGIGNVSVPLYSHMTYDVLENKEAIIDRPDILIVEGINVLQISDFPNDKEIMPFVSDFFDFSIYVDAATEMIRHWYLDRFKRLRKTAFQNPESYFHRYALLSEEEAFKIAENLWCTINLKNLQENILPTRSRANLILRKGRNHLVEYVALRKL; encoded by the coding sequence ATGATTGATATCAATCTATCAAAAACCAATCAAGAAGATGATCTGATTAATTACATTTCTGGCCCCTATTCTCCTTATAGTGTTTTTACTGCACAAGAATGGTCCCAGTTTCGTGCAGATACACCACTTACTTTAACCTTTGATGAAATTAAACGTTTACGATCAATTGGCGATCCTATTGATCTTGAAGAAGTACAACGCATTTATCTCTCCTTGTCGCGTTTGTTATCATGCCACGTTGAAGCAGTGCAAAAACTCTTCCAAAAACGACAACAATTTTTGTACCAAGAAGATACAATAAAAACTCCTTTTATTATTGGAATTTCCGGTTCTGTTGCAGTAGGAAAATCAACCACTGCACGCATTCTTCAAGAACTTTTGAAACGCTGGACATCCAGCTTTAAAGTCGACCTAGTAACAACTGACGGCTTTCTTTATCCTAATGCTGTATTACAGAAAAAAAATCGTATGAATCGTAAAGGTTTTCCTGATTCCTATGATATTAAAAAATTGCTACGCTTTCTTTCTGCCATAAAAGCTGGTATTGGTAATGTCAGCGTACCGCTTTATTCACATATGACCTACGATGTTTTAGAAAATAAAGAAGCTATTATTGACCGTCCTGATATTTTAATTGTTGAAGGTATTAATGTGCTTCAGATCAGTGATTTTCCTAATGATAAAGAAATTATGCCTTTTGTTTCAGATTTTTTCGATTTTTCAATCTATGTAGATGCTGCAACAGAAATGATTCGCCATTGGTATCTAGATCGTTTCAAACGTTTACGTAAAACAGCGTTTCAAAATCCTGAATCTTATTTTCATCGTTATGCGCTTTTAAGTGAAGAAGAAGCCTTTAAAATTGCTGAAAATCTTTGGTGTACGATTAACTTAAAAAATTTACAAGAAAATATATTGCCAACACGATCACGAGCTAACCTTATTCTACGGAAAGGAAGAAACCATTTGGTCGAATATGTCGCACTTCGGAAACTATAA
- a CDS encoding asparaginase translates to MKKIAIGTLGGTIAMAPDSFGKMQPTLTSDILIKSVPDLKNIANIYAQTLTQLPSGSLSFKILFETIEWATQQIAAGADGIVLTQGTDTLEETAFFLSLYWNKVEPLVITGAMRLPCNAGADGPANLLAATRVAADQQSRNRGVLVVINDTIHSPYWVQKSHTVKVETFQSDLAGALGTILEGKLIYFNDRNFFPTTFTFPKNNNHQVALLYSSFSSDTNLMKFCVESGHYAGLVIAGFGAGHCSSQEADIVRQHAKKIPIIIASRSYNGSTAKTTYGYKGSETDMIASGALMSGYLSAVKARLLLWAFLAQGLSREQISMYWNDWTIS, encoded by the coding sequence ATGAAAAAAATAGCCATAGGAACATTGGGTGGCACCATCGCAATGGCGCCTGATAGTTTTGGAAAAATGCAACCAACTTTAACCTCAGATATCCTCATAAAAAGTGTTCCTGATTTAAAAAATATTGCCAATATTTATGCTCAAACATTAACACAATTACCAAGTGGATCTTTATCTTTTAAAATTCTTTTTGAAACAATAGAATGGGCAACACAACAAATCGCAGCTGGTGCCGATGGTATTGTTTTAACACAAGGTACTGATACTCTAGAAGAAACAGCTTTTTTTCTTTCCCTTTACTGGAATAAAGTTGAACCACTTGTTATAACTGGTGCTATGCGTCTACCCTGTAATGCAGGTGCTGATGGGCCTGCTAATCTTTTAGCTGCAACTCGTGTTGCTGCTGATCAACAGAGTCGTAACAGAGGTGTCTTGGTTGTGATCAATGACACTATTCATTCACCCTACTGGGTGCAGAAAAGCCATACTGTCAAAGTTGAAACATTTCAGTCAGATTTAGCAGGCGCTTTAGGAACCATTTTGGAAGGAAAACTTATTTATTTCAATGATCGAAATTTCTTTCCTACAACTTTTACGTTTCCTAAAAATAATAATCACCAAGTTGCACTCCTGTACTCTTCTTTCTCATCTGATACAAATTTAATGAAATTTTGTGTTGAAAGTGGACATTATGCAGGCCTTGTCATAGCTGGTTTTGGTGCGGGGCATTGTTCTTCTCAAGAAGCAGATATTGTACGACAACACGCCAAAAAGATTCCAATTATCATCGCAAGCCGTTCTTATAATGGCTCAACAGCTAAAACAACCTATGGTTATAAAGGCTCAGAAACCGATATGATTGCTTCTGGTGCCTTGATGTCAGGTTATTTATCCGCAGTGAAAGCACGTTTACTTTTATGGGCTTTTTTGGCACAAGGTCTATCACGAGAACAAATTAGTATGTATTGGAATGATTGGACTATAAGCTGA
- a CDS encoding leucyl aminopeptidase family protein has protein sequence MLQHQINFTSTRADNSCPIILVCKKNCADSSFDASTTKWMKVNNFTGKAGQILFVPHETGQLKKVLFGIGNGEEPFITGLLAKHLPTGDWHLQGSTVNEINTYLGLALGSYQFSRYLQNPSFKSLSIHVHDTIDLDELKRIYETVFFVRDLINTPANDMSPDTLETTTYQLGQTYNAHVKSICGDELLTQNFPMIHAVGRASNIAPRLIELQWGQENHPKITLVGKGVTFDTGGLNIKSANNMLLMKKDMSGSAHVLGLAKLIMDAQLPFRLQVLIPAVENAVSGNAFRPGDILKSRKGLSVEIGNTDAEGRLILADALTYGDENNPQFMFCMASLTGAARIALGPDLPAFYCNDPLWAQKISQASNCVADPLWQMPLWQPYKEKLSSPIADLNNATRDNFAGSITAALFLNSFVEKAQHFAHFDLYGWIPKEKPGYPTGGNAQVIRALYHLFKDQS, from the coding sequence ATGCTTCAACACCAAATTAATTTTACTTCAACACGTGCCGACAATAGTTGCCCTATTATTTTAGTGTGCAAAAAAAATTGTGCTGACTCATCTTTTGATGCATCAACAACCAAATGGATGAAAGTCAATAATTTTACTGGAAAAGCAGGACAAATATTATTTGTTCCTCATGAAACAGGACAATTAAAAAAAGTTTTATTTGGAATCGGCAATGGTGAAGAACCTTTTATCACAGGACTTCTTGCCAAACATCTTCCCACCGGCGATTGGCATTTACAAGGATCAACAGTAAACGAAATAAATACGTATTTGGGATTAGCATTAGGAAGCTATCAATTTAGCCGCTATCTCCAAAACCCTTCCTTCAAATCATTATCGATTCATGTTCATGACACAATTGATCTCGATGAACTCAAACGAATTTATGAAACAGTCTTTTTTGTCCGTGATCTCATTAATACTCCAGCCAATGATATGAGCCCTGATACTCTGGAAACCACAACGTACCAACTAGGACAAACTTATAATGCTCACGTTAAAAGCATTTGTGGAGATGAACTCCTTACACAAAACTTTCCAATGATTCACGCTGTAGGGCGGGCAAGCAATATTGCACCACGACTTATTGAACTACAATGGGGGCAGGAAAATCATCCTAAAATAACATTAGTTGGTAAAGGCGTAACCTTTGATACTGGAGGATTAAACATTAAATCAGCCAACAACATGCTGTTAATGAAAAAAGATATGAGTGGTAGTGCACATGTCTTAGGTTTAGCCAAGCTTATTATGGATGCGCAATTGCCCTTCCGTTTACAGGTTCTAATTCCAGCTGTTGAAAACGCAGTTTCGGGTAACGCCTTTCGGCCAGGTGACATTTTAAAAAGTCGAAAAGGACTAAGTGTTGAAATTGGCAATACAGATGCTGAAGGCCGACTTATTCTTGCCGATGCGTTAACCTATGGTGATGAAAACAACCCTCAATTCATGTTTTGCATGGCTAGTTTAACAGGAGCTGCTCGCATAGCATTAGGTCCAGATCTTCCTGCATTTTATTGTAATGACCCATTATGGGCACAAAAAATTTCTCAAGCTTCCAACTGTGTTGCTGATCCTCTTTGGCAAATGCCACTCTGGCAACCTTATAAAGAAAAATTATCATCACCGATTGCTGATCTCAATAATGCGACTCGGGATAACTTCGCTGGCTCTATAACTGCTGCTTTATTTTTGAATTCTTTTGTTGAAAAAGCCCAACATTTTGCCCATTTTGATCTGTATGGTTGGATACCAAAAGAAAAACCAGGCTATCCTACTGGGGGTAATGCGCAAGTTATTCGTGCCCTTTATCATCTTTTCAAAGACCAAAGTTAA
- a CDS encoding C40 family peptidase, which translates to MIHKDPRLYPFRNDLADQHLTKEMTTQRLIQGEKKRVNTAVAGLFKDKSKKSERQTECLFGEELLIFEQRENMSWGQSLKDNYVGYIDTKALCTPTIEQTHIVSVPRTFQYLQADLRGPVESALSMGSKVSVVDEIETRNTLYSILENGKAIVSCHLSPIEHIYEDYVTVAQTLVGTPYLWGGISGFGIDCSGLVQLSMMMAGQMVLRDTDMQQKTIGKQLTDDEILQRGDLIFWKGHVAIMVDHQNIIHANGKSMDVMIEPLEEAIAYFAKKNQHLIVKRRPIQKI; encoded by the coding sequence ATGATACACAAAGATCCACGATTATATCCCTTCAGAAATGATCTTGCAGATCAGCACCTTACAAAAGAAATGACAACTCAACGCCTTATTCAAGGAGAAAAAAAACGTGTTAACACAGCGGTTGCCGGTTTGTTTAAAGATAAAAGCAAAAAAAGTGAAAGGCAAACTGAATGCCTTTTTGGAGAAGAACTTTTAATCTTTGAACAAAGAGAAAACATGTCATGGGGGCAATCACTCAAAGACAACTATGTGGGTTATATTGATACAAAAGCTCTTTGTACACCAACTATAGAACAAACTCATATCGTTTCAGTGCCACGTACCTTTCAATATTTACAAGCTGACTTACGTGGACCAGTAGAAAGTGCCTTATCTATGGGAAGTAAAGTAAGTGTAGTTGATGAAATTGAGACACGAAATACACTGTATTCCATCCTTGAAAATGGGAAAGCTATTGTTTCTTGTCATCTTAGTCCTATTGAACATATCTATGAGGATTATGTTACAGTTGCACAAACTCTTGTCGGCACACCTTATCTTTGGGGTGGTATTAGTGGTTTTGGTATTGATTGCTCAGGACTAGTCCAGCTTTCCATGATGATGGCCGGTCAAATGGTTTTACGAGATACCGATATGCAACAGAAAACCATAGGAAAACAATTGACAGACGATGAAATTCTTCAACGAGGTGATCTGATTTTTTGGAAAGGCCATGTCGCTATTATGGTCGATCATCAAAATATCATTCACGCAAATGGCAAATCTATGGATGTTATGATCGAACCATTAGAAGAAGCTATCGCGTATTTTGCTAAGAAAAATCAGCATCTCATAGTAAAACGTCGACCAATCCAGAAAATATAA
- the truB gene encoding tRNA pseudouridine(55) synthase TruB, whose translation MAQQRKKKGRSISGWIILDKPKGMKSTEAVSQIKWLFNAQKAGHAGTLDPLASGMLPIALGEATKTIPYVMEGVKTYHFHVAWGEERSTDDLEGEVIKTAAQRPTQEDILALLPKYTGVILQTPPKFSAIKIAGNRAYDLARAGEIVEIPPREVKIESLKFTGTTTQGHSIFEITCGKGTYVRSLARDMGCDLGCYGYIADLRRIAVAPFNENDLIPWNKLEVAVTHKDEKDENYTFSKRNFSILDELLTETKAALVHLPHYTINENQVQHLRTGNPVFLCNQNASVDKNDVCIVHKDKLLAIGTIEKNQFTPKRIFTNK comes from the coding sequence ATGGCACAACAACGTAAAAAAAAAGGTCGTTCTATCTCTGGTTGGATAATTCTTGATAAACCAAAAGGAATGAAATCAACAGAAGCTGTTTCACAAATCAAATGGCTCTTTAATGCACAAAAAGCAGGTCATGCAGGTACGCTTGATCCTCTTGCTTCTGGTATGTTACCTATTGCATTAGGAGAAGCAACCAAAACTATTCCTTATGTTATGGAAGGTGTAAAAACCTATCACTTTCACGTAGCTTGGGGAGAAGAACGCTCAACAGATGATCTTGAAGGTGAAGTAATTAAAACAGCGGCTCAACGTCCAACACAAGAAGATATCCTCGCCCTTTTACCCAAATATACAGGTGTTATTTTACAAACACCTCCAAAATTTTCTGCAATTAAAATTGCTGGTAATCGTGCTTATGATCTGGCCCGTGCAGGGGAAATTGTTGAAATTCCACCTCGCGAAGTGAAAATTGAATCCCTCAAATTTACTGGAACGACCACACAAGGACATTCCATTTTTGAAATAACATGCGGAAAAGGAACATATGTACGCTCCTTAGCACGCGATATGGGATGTGATCTTGGTTGTTATGGATATATTGCTGACTTACGCCGTATCGCAGTAGCTCCTTTTAATGAAAATGATCTCATTCCGTGGAATAAATTAGAAGTAGCCGTAACACATAAAGACGAAAAAGATGAAAATTATACATTTTCCAAACGGAATTTCTCTATACTTGATGAACTACTAACTGAAACAAAGGCCGCATTAGTTCATCTCCCTCATTACACCATAAACGAAAATCAAGTACAGCATTTAAGAACGGGCAATCCAGTATTCTTATGTAATCAAAATGCATCCGTTGATAAAAATGATGTTTGTATAGTCCATAAAGACAAACTTCTCGCTATAGGTACTATTGAAAAAAACCAATTCACACCAAAACGTATTTTCACAAATAAATGA
- a CDS encoding MFS transporter codes for MQKISMLELFQNPMFRNLWSATLIFNLGVVIQAVGASWLMTLISSSHFMVGLVQGATVLPLVVFSLMAGALADNFNRRQIMLFAQIVMIIVSINLTVLSYLGLITPWLLLCFTFLIGCGLAFHNPAWQATMGDIVSRENIPTAVTLNSIGFNLMRSIGPAIGGAVIATLGGTVAFLLNAMSYIPLTSALFLWKPNYKTNTLPLPREKFLGAIADGLRYVVMSPNLLNVMARAFLFGIGTISVSALLPIIACEILGGSALLYGTLLGCFGIGAITAGVVNSYIRHYFSSEMIVATSFIGFSFVCFVLAGSRSIVVSHLVLFPAGLFWVLALSLFNTSVQLSTPRWVVARALALYQTASYGGMAVGSVIWGVFADAYSPTVALSVCALFLILGALAGIKFKIQEIPQIDFDPLDQFKEPQLLLDLEARSGPIMIMIDYQINENDLKEFLEVMARRRHIRRRDGARQWALVRNLEKPGYWTEVYHMPTWVDYLRHNYRAIKADAEVNKHLSRLNCAPDGIRVHRMIEWQTIPQADEVYLKLSTEQ; via the coding sequence ATGCAGAAAATTTCAATGTTAGAGCTTTTTCAAAATCCAATGTTTCGAAATTTATGGTCAGCGACTCTCATTTTTAATTTGGGGGTTGTTATACAAGCTGTAGGGGCAAGCTGGTTGATGACTTTGATTAGTTCATCGCATTTCATGGTTGGGCTTGTTCAAGGTGCTACAGTATTACCACTTGTTGTTTTTTCTCTGATGGCAGGAGCATTAGCCGATAATTTTAATCGGCGTCAGATTATGTTATTTGCACAAATAGTTATGATAATTGTATCAATTAATTTGACTGTTTTATCCTATTTAGGATTGATAACGCCTTGGCTTTTACTGTGCTTTACATTTTTGATTGGGTGTGGGCTTGCTTTTCATAATCCTGCTTGGCAAGCAACAATGGGGGATATTGTCAGTAGAGAAAATATCCCTACTGCTGTTACTCTAAATAGTATTGGCTTTAATTTAATGCGCAGTATAGGTCCTGCTATCGGAGGAGCTGTCATTGCTACTTTAGGTGGAACGGTTGCTTTTTTATTGAATGCTATGAGTTATATTCCTTTAACGAGTGCTTTATTTTTATGGAAACCCAACTATAAGACCAATACATTACCACTGCCGCGAGAGAAATTTTTAGGGGCTATAGCAGATGGTTTGCGTTATGTTGTGATGTCGCCTAATCTTTTAAACGTTATGGCCAGAGCATTTCTTTTTGGTATCGGGACAATTTCGGTTTCTGCTCTGTTACCAATTATTGCATGTGAAATTCTTGGGGGAAGCGCCCTTCTCTACGGTACGTTACTTGGTTGTTTTGGTATAGGTGCGATTACAGCTGGCGTTGTTAATTCGTATATACGGCATTATTTTAGTTCAGAGATGATTGTTGCAACTTCATTTATTGGCTTTTCTTTTGTTTGCTTTGTTTTAGCAGGGAGTCGTTCAATTGTTGTAAGTCATCTTGTTTTATTTCCTGCCGGTTTGTTCTGGGTTTTAGCGTTATCACTGTTTAATACATCTGTACAGCTTTCCACACCACGCTGGGTTGTTGCGCGTGCTTTAGCACTTTATCAAACTGCATCTTATGGCGGTATGGCAGTTGGTAGTGTGATCTGGGGTGTATTTGCTGATGCTTATTCTCCAACAGTGGCTTTGAGTGTTTGTGCTCTCTTCTTAATTTTAGGGGCTCTTGCAGGCATAAAGTTTAAAATTCAAGAAATTCCTCAGATAGATTTTGATCCACTTGATCAATTTAAAGAACCACAACTTTTGCTTGACTTGGAAGCACGCAGTGGTCCTATCATGATTATGATTGATTATCAAATTAATGAAAATGATCTCAAAGAGTTTCTTGAAGTTATGGCACGTCGTCGCCATATTCGCCGGCGTGATGGCGCTCGCCAGTGGGCTCTTGTACGTAACCTTGAAAAACCTGGCTATTGGACAGAAGTTTATCATATGCCAACATGGGTAGATTATTTACGCCATAATTATCGGGCTATAAAAGCAGATGCAGAAGTGAATAAACATCTTAGTCGATTAAATTGTGCACCCGATGGTATAAGAGTACACCGTATGATTGAGTGGCAAACAATACCACAGGCTGATGAGGTATATTTGAAGCTTTCTACAGAGCAATGA